One stretch of Zonotrichia albicollis isolate bZonAlb1 chromosome 37, bZonAlb1.hap1, whole genome shotgun sequence DNA includes these proteins:
- the LOC141726657 gene encoding olfactory receptor 14J1-like, whose translation MSNSSSIRHFLLLALADTRQLQLLHFCLLLGISLAALLGNGLIISAVACGHHLHTPMFFFLLNLALSDLGSICTTVPKAMHNSLWDTRTISYSGCAAQLFFFLFFNSAEYFLLTVMCYDRYVSICKPLHYGTLLGSRACAHMAAAAWASAFLNALLHTANTFSLPLCHGNALGQFFCEIPQLLKLSCSKSFLRKLGVSVFTTFLAFGCFVFIVFSYVQIFRAVLRIPSEQGRHKAFSTCLPHLTVISLFVSTSFFAYLKPPSISSPSLDLAVSVLYSVVPPALNPLIYSLRNQKLKDALRKMMTSCF comes from the coding sequence atgtccaacagcagctccatcaggcacttcctcctgctggcattggcagacacgcggcagctgcagctcctgcacttctgcctcttgctgggcatctccctggctgccctcctgggcaacggcctcataatcagcgccgtagcctgcggccaccacctgcacacgcccatgttcttcttcctgctcaacctggccctcagtgacctgggctccatctgcaccactgtccccaaagccatgcacaattccctctgggacaccaggaccaTCTCCTACTccggatgtgctgcacagctctttttctttctattcttcaATTCAGCAGAGTATTTTCTCTTGACcgtcatgtgctatgaccgctacgtgtccatctgcaaacccctgcactacgggaccctcctgggcagcagagcttgtgcccacatggcagcagctgcctgggccagtgcctttctcaatgctctgctgcacacagccaatacattttccctgcccctgtgccatggcaatgccctgggccagttcttctgtgaaatcccacagctcctcaagctctcctgctcaaaaTCCTTCCTCAGGAAACTTGGAGTTTCTGTTTTCACTACCTTCTTagcatttggttgttttgtgttcattgttttctcctatgtgcagatcttcagggccgtactgaggatcccctctgagcagggacggcacaaagccttttccacctgcctccctcacctcaCCGTGATCTCCCTGTTTGTCAGCACCTCAttttttgcctacctgaagcccccctccatctcctccccatccctggatctggcagtgtcagttctgtactcggtggtgcctccagccctgaatcccctcatctacagcctgagaaaTCAGAAGCTCAAGGATGCCCTGAGGAAAATGATGACTAGCTGCTTTTGA